A genome region from Methanococcoides burtonii DSM 6242 includes the following:
- the fae gene encoding formaldehyde-activating enzyme produces the protein MIGEALVGEGPEVAHIDIVVGTKGSAVETAFMTSLASPRQGHSPLLAVLEPNVLPKPATLLVNKVTIKNANQAILMFGPAQASIAKAVMDSVEEGIIPKEEAEYLLIIVSVFLQWDATDKAKIYEYNYEATKLALKRAIEGTPTVDEALAKKDSAEHPFA, from the coding sequence ATGATTGGTGAAGCGTTAGTAGGAGAAGGACCAGAGGTTGCTCATATCGATATTGTAGTTGGTACAAAGGGAAGTGCAGTTGAGACTGCATTCATGACCTCACTTGCATCACCAAGACAGGGCCACTCACCATTGCTTGCAGTGCTTGAACCAAATGTACTACCAAAACCTGCAACCCTTTTAGTGAACAAGGTAACTATCAAAAATGCAAACCAGGCTATCCTTATGTTCGGACCTGCCCAGGCATCCATTGCAAAAGCTGTAATGGACAGTGTAGAAGAGGGAATTATTCCTAAAGAAGAGGCAGAGTATTTACTGATAATCGTTTCAGTGTTCCTCCAATGGGATGCAACAGACAAAGCTAAGATTTACGAGTACAACTACGAAGCAACAAAGCTTGCATTAAAGCGTGCTATCGAAGGAACACCTACTGTAGATGAGGCACTTGCAAAGAAGGACTCTGCAGAGCACCCATTTGCTTAA
- a CDS encoding winged helix-turn-helix transcriptional regulator — MGQLNHSPIDKAIKIISKKWTLNIIRDMFCGKKQFNEFLKSNPKLSSKVLSDKLRQLEQDDLIEKLIVSKTPLSIEYHLTSKGRNLNKLLYEISGFAYEEFVDESTHGCTEHSYKLTKEILNIKD, encoded by the coding sequence ATGGGACAATTGAACCACAGCCCTATAGATAAAGCAATCAAAATAATAAGCAAGAAATGGACACTTAACATCATCAGGGACATGTTTTGTGGCAAGAAACAATTTAATGAATTTTTAAAAAGTAATCCTAAACTCAGTAGTAAAGTTTTATCAGATAAATTACGTCAACTAGAACAAGACGATCTAATAGAAAAGTTAATTGTTTCCAAGACACCTTTGTCTATAGAATATCATCTAACAAGTAAGGGTAGGAATTTAAACAAACTGCTTTATGAGATCTCAGGATTCGCATATGAGGAGTTTGTTGATGAATCCACTCATGGATGTACAGAACATAGCTATAAGCTGACTAAAGAAATACTAAACATAAAGGATTGA
- a CDS encoding NAD(P)/FAD-dependent oxidoreductase, with product MKDQYDLVVVGAGPAGSIAATTAAKKGLSVLMLEKRQEIGEPVRCAEGVGKKRLRQHIELDEKWLCGEVSSAKIISPNGTTLTMAEEDAGSEVGYVLDRKIFDRTLVELSGEAGVDIMVKARVTGLIIEENTVCGVEMMHLGKTYSIRSKLVIGADGVESKVGRWAGIDTSLKPSHIETCAQFLVSGVDIDQSSCYFYMGNKVAPGGYVWVFPKGNNMANVGIGILGSRAGEKKPIEYLTDFVEANYPNGSIIEQVAGAVPASGPIEKTIANGLMLVGDAARQSDPFTGGGISNAMDAGLYAGEVAAEAIAQDDVSEKILQKYEKRWRGSFGNEIANNLIVKETFFSLSDEDLDSLALSIKDVDFKKMDLIDFIAALFKANKKLLWNLRPLFTQKLKQKFSGLTKFKR from the coding sequence ATGAAAGACCAATATGATCTAGTAGTTGTAGGTGCCGGCCCCGCAGGTTCGATCGCAGCGACAACCGCTGCTAAAAAAGGACTCTCTGTCCTTATGCTCGAGAAGCGGCAGGAGATAGGGGAACCTGTAAGATGTGCTGAAGGTGTTGGTAAAAAAAGGTTGAGACAGCACATTGAACTTGATGAGAAATGGCTGTGTGGTGAGGTTAGTAGTGCCAAGATTATTTCACCCAACGGTACAACCCTAACAATGGCTGAGGAAGATGCCGGATCTGAGGTTGGTTATGTCCTGGATCGTAAGATATTTGACCGTACCCTTGTGGAACTGAGTGGTGAAGCCGGTGTGGATATCATGGTAAAGGCAAGGGTTACCGGTCTTATCATTGAGGAAAATACTGTTTGTGGTGTTGAGATGATGCATCTTGGCAAGACCTATTCAATCCGCTCTAAGCTTGTCATCGGTGCCGATGGTGTAGAATCCAAGGTGGGCAGATGGGCAGGTATTGACACGTCATTAAAACCATCTCATATTGAAACATGTGCTCAGTTCCTTGTTAGTGGGGTTGATATTGACCAAAGCTCCTGTTATTTTTACATGGGCAACAAAGTTGCACCTGGTGGGTATGTCTGGGTGTTCCCGAAAGGTAATAACATGGCAAATGTGGGTATTGGTATTCTCGGCAGTCGTGCCGGAGAAAAGAAGCCCATTGAGTACCTGACCGATTTCGTTGAGGCAAACTATCCGAACGGCTCTATCATTGAGCAAGTTGCGGGTGCGGTTCCTGCAAGTGGTCCCATCGAAAAGACCATTGCAAATGGTCTGATGCTTGTCGGGGATGCTGCAAGGCAATCTGATCCATTCACAGGTGGTGGCATTAGCAATGCAATGGATGCCGGGCTGTATGCCGGTGAGGTTGCAGCCGAGGCTATTGCTCAGGATGATGTGTCTGAAAAGATACTTCAGAAATACGAAAAACGCTGGCGTGGGTCCTTTGGTAATGAAATTGCCAATAATCTGATCGTGAAGGAGACTTTTTTCAGTCTTTCTGATGAAGACCTTGATTCACTTGCACTATCGATAAAGGATGTCGATTTCAAGAAGATGGACCTGATCGATTTCATAGCAGCACTTTTCAAGGCTAACAAGAAGCTTCTCTGGAACTTGCGACCGTTGTTCACACAGAAGTTAAAGCAGAAGTTCTCTGGATTGACAAAATTCAAAAGGTAA